Within the Photobacterium swingsii genome, the region TGGTGCAAACATGCACGGCAATCTTGCTTCGCTTAAAGTGCACCCAAGCTACCCACACGCTCCTTCTTCTGTGAGCACTGAAGCCAACTTTTCATCCCCGCGTAATACTGCAAACTGGTATGGGCAACGTATGTCTGCCTATATCATTCCGCCAATTACAGGCGACTATCGATTCTGGATTGCAGCAGATGATGAAGCTGAACTACTGCTAAGTAGTAGCACTAGTGAAGAGGACTTCACCAAAATAGCGGCTGCCCCAACACATACATCAATCAACCAGTGGGATAAAAATCCGGCGCAACAATCTGAACTTATCTCGCTTGAGGCTGGTAAGCCTTATTTGCTACGAGCACTCATGGCTGAAGGTGGCGGTGCTGATTTTGTCGATGTCGCTTGGGCCATCCCGGGAGGTGCACGAGAGATCATTACTACTGACTATCTGCTTCAGCCTGTTGATACTGAAAACCCGACGGCTATCAGTGGTTTTAACTGGTTGAAAAAAAGCAAAAATGACATTTTATTAGAATGGTTAGCAGCCTCAGATAATGTCGGCGTTGATCACTACACTGTTTATAACAATGGTAAATTACTCAAAAAAGTCGATGGACTAAGCCTTGAGTTGACGGGGCTAACAAGTGATACCCGCTATAACATCACAGTCAAAACCGTTGATAAAGCGGGAAATGAATCCGCAAGCAGTCAAACCGGGGTCATTATCATCAATGATATTGAACCACCTTCAGCGGTAAAAAATATCGCAATAACCAACATCAGCCATGACAGCTTCACCGTTAATTGGGCTGCATCAAGCGATAAGCGCCAAGGAAGTATACTTTACAAGTTGTACCTGAACGGACAGGCCTATGGGCAGACTTATGCGAGCCAATACAAGGTGTCAGCACTTACTGCGGGCACTCACTACAAAATCCAAGTAGAAGCTATCGATGCTGCTGGTAATAGCAGCGAGTTATCAAGCGAACAACAAGCGACGACATTAGCTCTGATCGCTGGTACGCCTACTTTTAACTATCCCTCTTATACCTTTGCTTTTGCATCTAATAGCCTCGCAAACAGTCAAATAGGTACGCTTTCTTATACCAGTAACAACACACCTGTCTTTCACATTGAATCAGGGAATGATGATGGTTACTTCGCTGTCGATGACAAAGGCAATATCAAGCTAGTAAAAGCCTTATCGCAAGCCGTTGCGACCAGCAATACCACCAGCTTCTTGCTGACTGTTCAAATTAAAGATGGTGCGCTTAGTACGCGTTCTACCGTGAAAATTGTACTGGTTGATCCTGCAAAACTTCAGCAACAAGGCGTACTTCAACAAATTTGGACAGGTATTTCTGGTAATTCGATTAACGACATTAACACCCTTGCACCAATTTCATCGCAAACCATACTCGCAGAATTTAAGAGTATCTCTGGCATGGGTAATAACTATGGTCAGAAAATCTCTGGCTATTTGCGTGTTCCTGAAACGGGTCTGTATAACTTCTGGATCGCCTCTGACGATGGTAGTGAGCTACGTATTAGTGAAGATCTAACGCCAGAAAAGGGCGTGGTCGCCGCACGAATCAATGGTTATACCTCTATCGACAACTGGAGTAACCACTACCAAGTTACCAAAAACATTCAGCTTAATGCGGGCCAGCTTTACTACATTGAAGCCATGCACAAAGAAGGTGGTGGCGGTGACCACTTATCGGTGGCATGGCAAGGACCGAACATTCCCAAGCAGCTATTAAAGGGGGATTACTTAATCCCACACAGTAGCCTCTACCCCGCGACAGCAATCATTGAAAATGGCTACCAGAGCGGCTTAACCAGCTATGGCAATCAAATCACTATCGATTTTTTGCTTGATCAAAGTGCTGTCGATGGCGATGTATGGGTCTATTACGGTGAAAGGGATGCGGGTAATAATGATCAAGGCTGGCAATACCGCATCAAACTTAACGATTTAAAGGCAGGTAAAAACAAAGCAATATTAGACAATATCCTACCTGGCCGCCGTTACTACATACGCATTGAAACACAAGGTGCTGCGGGAAGTTCGTGGACATCAACCCCAGTGATTGTCGATACTGTGGTGATCGATGAAAGCAAAGTCGCTGGCGAAGCACTGCCACGTTCAATGTCACTATCCGTTACCCATGAAGGGAAGCAATACGATCTTTCACTCACCAAGCATTCAGTTCGTTCGCCTCACTATCAGTTACTCACTTATGATGAAAGACGCGAACAACAATTTATGCCTGTTGTACCTATGCCTGAAGTGCGCACATACCGTGGCGTTGTAGATAATGACCGAACACTCACAGTAACGGGTGTCGTTGATACAAACGGTAAAATGTATCTCTCTTTATGGGGAGGGGATCGCCTTCGTTGGACACAAGACATCAGTATTAATGATCGCATTAACAAAAGTGCACTGGGTAATAGTGAAATCAGCAATGATGAACTCATTATCGATTTTGACATGCCAGTCATGACAAATAATCGTTTGTACTTGCCGCAGCCCGGGCTTGATTTTCATAACAACCTAGGGCGGATCACCTTCACGCATAACAACTCTCAGTTCTTTGCAAATGCGGGTAGCAACATCACCAATGCAGTTGCACAAATGGAAGGACATATTAATGAACTTGATTATGCTTGGGCGCAAAAAACAGGCCTACGCTGGGATATCGCACGATCATTAATTGAAGTAAATGGCGATTCAAGCAAAGCCACCGATCCACGCCCTGCCGCTAGAGATGCCGCTAACTTTTCGATTCAATTCCAAGATCCGAAAAACGGTGGCTATTGTTGGGGCGGTGGCGACTGGGTCGGCTGTGTCGCTAACTACCGAATGAACTGGGGTTTCATCCATGAGATCGGCCATAACTTTGGTTTAGGCCATGGCGAGCAAACCGATAATAACGAACAAATCCAAACTCCATCAACACACATGGGTAACATGCAGGCATGGAAAACAACGGGGCGCTTACAACATGGCTCTAAGTTTAAAGCAGCAACAGCGCTGACCGATCCTATGCTGCCTGCCACATTTAAAGACTACATCACGGTATATCAAAACGAGTCAGGCTCTGTTAATCCACTGGCCAACGACTTTGATGCCAACGGTGAAGTCTTACGAATTGCTCATTTTGATCCCGCAAGTGCAAAAGGTGGCACTGTGACGCAAATTGGGAATAATTTGAATTACACCCCACCAGCTGATTTCATCGGTGTCGACCTACTCAGTTATACCGCAACAGATGGACAATTTGAGACCACGGGTCCGATTCAAATCCAAGTGATTAAGCGCGACATCGCAGGCGATTGGGATCTGGATACCTTAGAAGGCAATACGATTAAAGATAAATCACCGAATCACTATGATTTAACCGCGCCTGATATCAATAAGATCTCAGGTAAAGATATTCTTAATGCGCAAGTTTCTGGTCCAGGGAATGGTAATGGCCTCAGTGTTCCATTAATCGCCTCAACCAAGATGGAAAACGATGCACTTGGACACGCATTGTTGCCGCATACTCTGGATCCTGGTCATAAAAGCTTTAGTGCTACGATGTGGTTCAAAATGAGTAAAGCCGATGGCAATAAGCTTTTGATTGGTAAATCTTCAGCGGGTCCTAACAACATGCAGTATGGCGGTTGGGAAATTCGCTCTACCACCACAGGTGTTGAAATGCAGGTCAGTTTCCGAGATCGACTGATGAAAGATAATAAAGTCATCATCAGTAAAACCGCAACGGTTGATGATGAACAATGGCACCATGTGGTGATAGTCATTGATCGCGAGAACAACAAGCTGCAAGGTTACTTGGATGATGTACTATTTGAAACCAACTTACTCGCCAGCCACGAACCTATCATGGCGGCAATGAACAGCTCGGGTTACGGCGGTGGCTCACCTTTCAAAGTGGGTGGACATACTGCGGTTGTTTGTGCAGAAAACCAAACCGAGAACTGCCCTATCACTCAGGTTCAAGCATTTGATAGTGTCAAGGTGTACCACAAAGCGCTGACAGCGGCTGAGGTATCAACCTTGTTTTCTCAGTACTAAGCACTAAACATCAAGCGGGCTCATCCTATTGAGCCCGTGTTTTCCTGAGCATTTCCTGTCAAATCCCCTCATTTTTAGCTAATTACCTGTGCTATTTATAGGACGAGTAAAAACACCCAATCTAACGCCTTCTGTGACTTAGCTCTCACATCTATTATTTGCCCAATATATCTGTATAATTCGCCGCCTATTAATTCGTGCTTTCATTTCTGTTGATTTGGCATATCTGACTAAGCAATTAGCCCACCTTATACCTAGGAACACTCCTTTGATCTCAACCGCTAACATCACTATGCAATTTGGCGCCGAGCCTTTATTTGAAAACATTTCTGCTAAGTTTGGTAACGGCAACCGTTACGGCTTAATCGGAGCCAATGGATGTGGTAAATCAACCTTCATGAAGATTCTTAGTGGCGCACTGGCACCAAGTTCGGGCAACGTCTCTATTACTCCGGGATTAAAACTTGGTGTACTAAGCCAAGATCAGTTTGCTTTTGAGCAACACAATGTTATTGATGTTGTGATCATGGGCGACCGTAAGCTATGGGAAGTTAAAAAAGAACGTGACCGCATCTACTCGCTACCGGAAATGAGCGAAGAAGACGGTATGAAAGTCGCAGAAC harbors:
- a CDS encoding fibronectin type III domain-containing protein encodes the protein MTITKPLFIITSLVLLAACGGESGNSADTQKPVTPSIPVDPDKPDVTKPMPPVSQLRLLATAETSVTLGWQDAHNASGYYVHRDGQQIAVIKQGFRSFTDSGLTANQSYLYEVLSFNDDGKVSEPISFKATPQANDAPDITSQVTPIVLAADAPHGYPVSQIIATDKNHNPLTYHLATSEAQRFFSINGQGILSVKHSPIELANKVMQVLVEVSDGLSISTTELKLGFISKQQKGVHREVYTGANMHGNLASLKVHPSYPHAPSSVSTEANFSSPRNTANWYGQRMSAYIIPPITGDYRFWIAADDEAELLLSSSTSEEDFTKIAAAPTHTSINQWDKNPAQQSELISLEAGKPYLLRALMAEGGGADFVDVAWAIPGGAREIITTDYLLQPVDTENPTAISGFNWLKKSKNDILLEWLAASDNVGVDHYTVYNNGKLLKKVDGLSLELTGLTSDTRYNITVKTVDKAGNESASSQTGVIIINDIEPPSAVKNIAITNISHDSFTVNWAASSDKRQGSILYKLYLNGQAYGQTYASQYKVSALTAGTHYKIQVEAIDAAGNSSELSSEQQATTLALIAGTPTFNYPSYTFAFASNSLANSQIGTLSYTSNNTPVFHIESGNDDGYFAVDDKGNIKLVKALSQAVATSNTTSFLLTVQIKDGALSTRSTVKIVLVDPAKLQQQGVLQQIWTGISGNSINDINTLAPISSQTILAEFKSISGMGNNYGQKISGYLRVPETGLYNFWIASDDGSELRISEDLTPEKGVVAARINGYTSIDNWSNHYQVTKNIQLNAGQLYYIEAMHKEGGGGDHLSVAWQGPNIPKQLLKGDYLIPHSSLYPATAIIENGYQSGLTSYGNQITIDFLLDQSAVDGDVWVYYGERDAGNNDQGWQYRIKLNDLKAGKNKAILDNILPGRRYYIRIETQGAAGSSWTSTPVIVDTVVIDESKVAGEALPRSMSLSVTHEGKQYDLSLTKHSVRSPHYQLLTYDERREQQFMPVVPMPEVRTYRGVVDNDRTLTVTGVVDTNGKMYLSLWGGDRLRWTQDISINDRINKSALGNSEISNDELIIDFDMPVMTNNRLYLPQPGLDFHNNLGRITFTHNNSQFFANAGSNITNAVAQMEGHINELDYAWAQKTGLRWDIARSLIEVNGDSSKATDPRPAARDAANFSIQFQDPKNGGYCWGGGDWVGCVANYRMNWGFIHEIGHNFGLGHGEQTDNNEQIQTPSTHMGNMQAWKTTGRLQHGSKFKAATALTDPMLPATFKDYITVYQNESGSVNPLANDFDANGEVLRIAHFDPASAKGGTVTQIGNNLNYTPPADFIGVDLLSYTATDGQFETTGPIQIQVIKRDIAGDWDLDTLEGNTIKDKSPNHYDLTAPDINKISGKDILNAQVSGPGNGNGLSVPLIASTKMENDALGHALLPHTLDPGHKSFSATMWFKMSKADGNKLLIGKSSAGPNNMQYGGWEIRSTTTGVEMQVSFRDRLMKDNKVIISKTATVDDEQWHHVVIVIDRENNKLQGYLDDVLFETNLLASHEPIMAAMNSSGYGGGSPFKVGGHTAVVCAENQTENCPITQVQAFDSVKVYHKALTAAEVSTLFSQY